The stretch of DNA TTATAAGGATGAATAAGCGTACGAAGTGCATTAGCATTTCCTTCAAAGTGCGTCAAGTCGGCCCACTGATCAGCTGTAACCTGATGCTCAAATAATTGCCCCTCACCTGCTGTAAAATAGCTGGAAATAGCCGATTCTCCGGAATGCCCAAAAGCCGGATTGCCTAGATCATGCGCAAGGCATGCTCCCGAAACAATATTCCCAATCTCACTTAAGAAAGGGAGCTTTTGATCAATATCAGTATCTTGCTTTAATTTCTGATCATAAAAAATACGACCTAAAGAACGGCCTACACTAGCAACTTCTAAACTGTGGGTTAATCTATTGTGTACAAAAATGCTTCCGGGTAACGGAAAAACCTGTGTTTTATTCTGTAATCTTCTAAATGGAGATGAAAATATAAGACGATCATAATCGCGCTGAAATTCTGATCGTGCCTCAATCGGACTCTTAGTAGCCCTATCTTCATATCCCCAACGTTTAGCCGACAGCAATTTGTCCCAGGTCATTGTCATACTGCTCATTTTTTAAAATGTAAAGGTAGTTTTTAAGGCTGAGTTTGAAAAAAGTCATTGCTGCTGTTTTCTTATTTAATTTTATTCAAACCTTAATTTTAATTATTAATATTTATTATATTTTATTTTAAGGTAATAATATAATTATATGAATCATCAGAAGTAGTTGCTGAAAATGATCTGTACATTCCGGCAGCAGCAGCACATATCGGATTTGCATTAAATACATCCGACAAGTTTTATCCCACTGTTGAAAATCATAATGCCGATGCATTAATGACCTTACTTGGAGCAGCTAAATCATATGGCAACTACGGACATAAATACAATGTAAAGTTTCACTTGTATAATAATAACTCAACCAATAAAACAGTGAAATTATACCTAGCGTCAAACTCGGTTGATGCTACCAAAACAAATGCAACATGGAACGGAGCAATAAAAATGAACGGATCGGTGGTTAATGTGTATACCACGCTAAATGCACCTCGTCAGCAACGCTCAACATGGACTGTTCCACCGGGTCTGTTCAACGTTACCCTCGACTTTTATGTACCCGGAATGATAACTTCTAATCAACAACTAATTTTCGAAACCAATTAAAATGAGCGGGTTAATCCCGCTCTTCTTATTTATTGCCTATACTTTTATTTTCGTATCTGGAATAAAAACAAAACATTTTAATTTTTTTATTAACTATTTTATTTTTATTAAAAAATATTTTTAATTTCACCGCTGTTATAAAATAAAAAGAATTCAACCATCCATTATAATGAGTTTACATACCATCGACATTGCCATTATCGGCCTTTATCTTTTCCTGACACTGTTCGTCGGGTTTTACATCTCTCAAAAAGCTTCCAAAGATTTGCAATCCTATTTTCTCGGTGGCAATAATATTAAATGGTATTATTTAGGTTTATCAAATGCTTCAGGAATGTTTGACATTTCGGGCATCATGTGGACTGTTTCAATTCTGTTTGTTTACGGATTGAAGAGTGCCTGGATTCCTTGGTTATGGCCGGTTTGGAATCAGGTTTTTGTATTTGTATTCCTGGCAGCCTGGATGCGTCGGTCAAATACGATGACAGGTGCACAATGGATAACGTTCCGTTTTGGTGAAGGCCGAGGTTCTACCCTCTCGCATATCATTATTGTAATCTTTGCTGTTATTAGCGTTATCGGCTTTATCGCCTATTTCTTTGAGGGTATTGGCAAATTCACCACTACCATACTTCCATGGGATCTATCCACCGATATGTTCGGTTTTCATCTTAGTTCAGAACACGCATACGCCTTAATATTATGTGGTATTACTACTGTTTATACCATTAAAGGTGGTATGTACAGCGTGGTAGGTACTGAAGTTGTACAATTTGTTATCATGACCATTTCATGTGTGGTTATTGGTTTTATCGCCTATAACTCAGTAACTCCAGAACAAATAAACGCGGTTATTCCTGCAGGCTGGAAAGATTTGTTCTTCGGCTGGCATTTGAATCTCGATTGGAGCAATACTCCTGTACCAAATGTGAACAATAAAATTGGTCAGGATGGATTCGAGATGTTTGGTTTATTATTTATGATGATGCTTTTCAAAGGTATCTTCTCAAGTTTGGCCGGACCAGTTCCGAGCTATGATATGCAGCGTGTATTATCAACTAAAACAGCTGCCGAAGCTTCTAAAATGAGTGCATCAACAATCCTTGTTCTTTATATGCCTCGTTATTTAATGGTTGCTGCCTTCGCTGTATTAGGATTGGTTTATATCGGTCCTGAATTAGGAAAAATGGGAGCTACCATTGATTTTGAAAAAATTCTTCCGGCAGCTATTCAAAAGTTCGTTCCGATCGGCTGGAAAGGACTATTATTAGCAGGTTTATTGGCTTCATTCATGGGTACATTCTCTGCCTTTGTTAATGCAGCGCCTGCTTATATTGTAAACGACATTTATAAAAAGTATATCAATCCTGATGCAAGCCAAAAGAAATATATACGTCTAAGTTATGTAGCGTCTATTGTATTGGTAATTATTGGTGTTAGTGCAGGTTTCTTTACTAAATCATTAAACTCGCTTACTTTATGGCTTACCTCTGCTTTATATGGTGGTTATGCAGCTGCTAACGTATTAAAATGGATTTGGTGGAGATTTAATGGCTACGGTTATTTCTGGGGAATGTTAGGCGGATTAATTGCGTCAACTACTAAATTATTCCTATTCCCTGAAATTGTAGATATCTATGTTTTCCCTATTATTCTGCTTTGTTCATTCATCGGTTGTTTCCTTGGAACGTTCTTAACAGCTCCGGAAGACGAAGAAACCGTTATGAATTTCTACAAACAAACCCGTCCATGGGGTTTCTGGGGACCAATAAAGAGAAAAGTAATGGAAGCAGATCCTTCATTCTCTCCTAATAAAGACTTTAAACGTGATGTATTTAATATTTTAGTGGGTATCGTATGGCAAATGAGCCAGGTGGTTATCCCTATCTATTTCATCCTCAGAGAAAATTATCATTTAGCAGTTTGGGCTGTCGTATTCTTTGTTACTACCTGGTTATTGAAAAAATACTGGTACGACAAACTCGACGAAACCGAAAACGCTAAAAAAGAAGCAAATGTTAAATTGGTTGACGAAAGCGTTCCCGTAAATTAATGCTTAGGTGTAAAATGAAGAGTACATTGTTAATATCGGCGGGAATTTTGTGTTGTAATTTGGCTGCCCGGGCTCAACAACCGGTAGCGGCCAAGTTCGACACTACTTTCCATACCACTTATTACGATCAAAAACGTTCATTATTCGAACTGTTGCCAGACACAAAAAATGAAATCATTTTTTTAGGAAACAGTATTACTGATATAGGTGAATGGGCAGAGTTATTTCAAAATCCGAGTGTTAAAAACCGTGGTATTTCTTCAGATATCACGTTCGGTGTAATTGATAGATTACCAGAGGTCCTATCCTCTAAACCAGCCAAGATCTTTTACATGATCGGCATTAATGATATTGCTAAAAATATTCCTGATTCGGTTATTTTGGCTAATCATCAGCGCATTGTTTCTATCATTAAGCAACAATCTCCTACTACCAAAATTTACATTCAGAGCCTTTTGCCAACAAACAACGAATTTATTGAATTTAAAAGGCATCAAAATAAAACAGAGCATATTATTGCTGTTAATGATGGCTTACGTGAATTGGCAAAAAGAGAACAGGTTACATTCATCGACCTGTATCCTAAATTCATAGATGAAAACGGAAAGCTGGATAAAAAATATACCAATGATGGTTTGCATTTAAAAGGCGCAGGCTACATCAAATGGGTAAACATTTTAAAGGAGTTGAATTACTGCTGTGATGACACTCCAACCTCGGCAAACGTTTCTGTGTCTGTTTCTTCTGATGTGAATAGAATTGATACCAGTTATGCCAACTCACATTACCGTCAGCGACTGGAATTCTTTAAGCACTTACCTAACACTAAAAATGAAATCGTTTTTCTGGGTAACAGTATTACTGAAATGGGTGAATGGCAAGAGCTTATTCCTAATAAAAATGTAGTTAATCGCGGTATTAGCGGTGATGTTACCTATGGCATTTATGCTCGTTTGGATGAAGTACTCGCATCAAAACCATTAAAACTATTCTTAATGGATGGTGTAAACGACATCAAACGCGGTACGCCTGTTCAGGCTATTGCCGACAATATTCAACGCATTATTGAAAAAATTCAAAAGGTATCTCCTAAAACTAAAATTTACCTTCAAAGTACATTACCTGTTAATGAGTCTGTTAAGAGTAGTGCATACGTGAAGGTTTCAAATGAGAAAATCCAGGAGCTAAATGAGCTGCAAAAAAAACTGGCGAATCAGCTTAACATCACTTACATCGATGTGCAGCACGTTTTATCAGACAGCTTTGGCCAGTTAAAGCGTGAGTATACCTCAGACGGAATTCATTTAGTGGAGATGGGTTATGTGTATTGGGTTAACTATCTGAAAGAACAAAAATATTTATAGCATACGTAACGTAATGAAAAGATCTGTATTAACATGTTTACTTTCCGCTGCTACGATATGGGCTTATGGGCAAGAAAAGCCCATTGACAGCAGCTACGCAAATTCACACTATTTGCAACGCTTAGAACTTTTTAAGCAAATGCCTAATCAAAAGAATGAGATTGTTTTTTTAGGAAATAGCATTACAGAGCAAGGTGAATGGCAGGAGCTTTTTCCGGGAAAACCAATTGTAAACAGAGGTATCGGTGGAGACAATACCTTTGGTTTATTTGCCCGACTGGACGAAGTTTTAGCATCAAAACCGGCAAAGATATTCTTGCTAATTGGTGTTAATGATTTAGGAAGAAATCTTCCTCAAGCAGTGACGTTAAACAATTATCGTCGCATTGTGGGAAAAATCAAGAAAGAGTCGCCTAAAACGCAGTTATATATCCAGAGTATTCTTCCGTTAAATGAAGAAATTCTTAAATATCCTTACATGAAAGGCAAAAACCCGCAGGTTTTAGCTTTAAATGAAAAATTGGTTGAGCTTGCGAAGGAGTTCAATGTACCGTTCGTCAATGTTTTCAGTGTATTTGCTGATGATAAAAATGAGCTTAAAAGTGAGGTTACCTTGGATGGAATTCATTTACGACAAGCTGCTTACTTACAGTGGGCCAATTACTTAAAGAGCAATAATTATTTGTAAAAGATAACGATGAAGATTACAGGAACTTTTTTGGATGAAATATCGCATGATATTCCACATCAGAACTGGGGCAGAAAAGAATGGGATGCCGATTTTCAACACATGAAAAATGTTGGTATCGACACCGTTATTTTAATACGGTCGGGATACCGGAAATTTATCACCTACCCTTCTGACTATTTAATAAAACAGTATGGCTGCTATCAACCACCAGTTGATCTTGTAGAACAGTTTTTGGAGTTGTCAGATAAGCACGGCATGAACTTCTACTTCGGTTTATATGATAGCGGACATTATTGGGACAGCGGTGATATGACTACCGAAATTGACAGTAATCGTCATGTGATTGATGAAGTTTGGCAAAAATATGGCAACCATGAAAGTTTCAAAGGTTGGTATCTGAGCATGGAAATCAGTCGCCGCACAAAAGGTGCCATCGAAGCATTCCAAAAACTTGGACAACAGTGCAAAGATGTAAGCGGAGGGCTTCCTACTTTAATTTCACCATGGATTGATGGTAAAAAGGCCGTTATGGCAGCTTCAGGGCAGTTAACCAAAGCGGATGCGGTTTCATTGAAGGAGCATGAATCGGAATGGAGTGAAATTTTTGATGGAATTAAAGGTGTTGTTGATGCAGTAGCTTTTCAGGATGGTCATATTGATTACCATGAATTGCAAGACTTTTTTGAGGTAAATAAAAAGATGGCGGACAAGTTCGGTTTGCAATGCTGGACCAATGCTGAATCTTTTGACCGTGATATGCCGATAAAGTTCTTGCCTATCAAATTTGAAAAACTAAGATTAAAACTAGAAGCAGCCAGAAAAGCAGGTTATGACAAAGCGATAACTTTTGAGTTTTCGCATTTCATGAGTCCTCAATCATCTTACTTGCAAGCAGGACATCTATATAATCGCTATCAGGAATACTTGAAAGAACTACTATAGTATTTGATTAAAAATCAATGCTTTATAAACGCAAACAATAAAGCAGGTTTTACCATAACAACGAGTTATGCAGGCCACGCCTTTGACTCAAAAAAACTAAAAAAATATGCAATACGCAGAACTATATAAAAATGAACTATTAGAAAACGTTATTCCGTTTTGGTTAAAACATTCTAAAGATGAAGAGGACGGAGGATTTTACACTTGCCTTGATCGTTTCGGAAATGTTTACGACACCGATAAGTTTGTTTGGCTTCAAGGCCGTGAGGTATGGATGTTCTCCATGCTTTACAACAATGTTGAAAAGCGTGCAGAATGGTTAGAAATGGCCGAACATGGTGCCAAATTTCTTAAAACTCATGGCAAAGATGATGAAGGCAACTTCTATTTTTCATTAACTAAAGAAGGAAAACCGTTAATTGAACCATACAATATCTTCTCTGATTGTTTTGCGGCAATGGCATTCGGAGCTTTGCATAAAGCCTCTCCAAATCCTGAGTATGAAAAATTAGCCCGCGATACGTTTAATAATATTGTGGCACGCCAATACAACCCTAAAGGAAAATGGAGTAAAGCTTATCCTGGAACCCGCAATTTGAAAGGTTTCTCATTACCAATGATCTTATGTAATCTTTCATTGGAATTAGAGCATATCCTTGGACCTGATAAAGTAAATGAATTTCTGCCAACAGTTATTCATGAGGTTATGGAAGTTTTCTATCAGCCTGATAAAGGACTTATTCTGGAGAATGTCTATGAAGATGGTTCGTTCTGCGACTCATTTGAAGGCCGATTATTAAATCCTGGTCATACCATTGAAGCAATGTGGTTCATCATGGATCTGGCTGTTCGTATCAATGATA from Solitalea canadensis DSM 3403 encodes:
- a CDS encoding AGE family epimerase/isomerase, whose translation is MQYAELYKNELLENVIPFWLKHSKDEEDGGFYTCLDRFGNVYDTDKFVWLQGREVWMFSMLYNNVEKRAEWLEMAEHGAKFLKTHGKDDEGNFYFSLTKEGKPLIEPYNIFSDCFAAMAFGALHKASPNPEYEKLARDTFNNIVARQYNPKGKWSKAYPGTRNLKGFSLPMILCNLSLELEHILGPDKVNEFLPTVIHEVMEVFYQPDKGLILENVYEDGSFCDSFEGRLLNPGHTIEAMWFIMDLAVRINDKKLIDQAIKITLRTLEKGWDNEHGGIFYFLDVNGHAPQQLEWDQKLWWVHIETMITLAKGWKLTGNAECERWFKIVHDYTWKNFRDAEYGEWFGYLNRQGEVLLNMKGGKWKGCFHIPRGLYQLWKIFEDFNHEVADEQQSVLNSAS
- a CDS encoding DUF4434 domain-containing protein; this encodes MKITGTFLDEISHDIPHQNWGRKEWDADFQHMKNVGIDTVILIRSGYRKFITYPSDYLIKQYGCYQPPVDLVEQFLELSDKHGMNFYFGLYDSGHYWDSGDMTTEIDSNRHVIDEVWQKYGNHESFKGWYLSMEISRRTKGAIEAFQKLGQQCKDVSGGLPTLISPWIDGKKAVMAASGQLTKADAVSLKEHESEWSEIFDGIKGVVDAVAFQDGHIDYHELQDFFEVNKKMADKFGLQCWTNAESFDRDMPIKFLPIKFEKLRLKLEAARKAGYDKAITFEFSHFMSPQSSYLQAGHLYNRYQEYLKELL
- a CDS encoding GDSL-type esterase/lipase family protein, which codes for MKSTLLISAGILCCNLAARAQQPVAAKFDTTFHTTYYDQKRSLFELLPDTKNEIIFLGNSITDIGEWAELFQNPSVKNRGISSDITFGVIDRLPEVLSSKPAKIFYMIGINDIAKNIPDSVILANHQRIVSIIKQQSPTTKIYIQSLLPTNNEFIEFKRHQNKTEHIIAVNDGLRELAKREQVTFIDLYPKFIDENGKLDKKYTNDGLHLKGAGYIKWVNILKELNYCCDDTPTSANVSVSVSSDVNRIDTSYANSHYRQRLEFFKHLPNTKNEIVFLGNSITEMGEWQELIPNKNVVNRGISGDVTYGIYARLDEVLASKPLKLFLMDGVNDIKRGTPVQAIADNIQRIIEKIQKVSPKTKIYLQSTLPVNESVKSSAYVKVSNEKIQELNELQKKLANQLNITYIDVQHVLSDSFGQLKREYTSDGIHLVEMGYVYWVNYLKEQKYL
- a CDS encoding DUF3370 domain-containing protein; this translates as MGFALNTSDKFYPTVENHNADALMTLLGAAKSYGNYGHKYNVKFHLYNNNSTNKTVKLYLASNSVDATKTNATWNGAIKMNGSVVNVYTTLNAPRQQRSTWTVPPGLFNVTLDFYVPGMITSNQQLIFETN
- a CDS encoding sodium:solute symporter family protein translates to MSLHTIDIAIIGLYLFLTLFVGFYISQKASKDLQSYFLGGNNIKWYYLGLSNASGMFDISGIMWTVSILFVYGLKSAWIPWLWPVWNQVFVFVFLAAWMRRSNTMTGAQWITFRFGEGRGSTLSHIIIVIFAVISVIGFIAYFFEGIGKFTTTILPWDLSTDMFGFHLSSEHAYALILCGITTVYTIKGGMYSVVGTEVVQFVIMTISCVVIGFIAYNSVTPEQINAVIPAGWKDLFFGWHLNLDWSNTPVPNVNNKIGQDGFEMFGLLFMMMLFKGIFSSLAGPVPSYDMQRVLSTKTAAEASKMSASTILVLYMPRYLMVAAFAVLGLVYIGPELGKMGATIDFEKILPAAIQKFVPIGWKGLLLAGLLASFMGTFSAFVNAAPAYIVNDIYKKYINPDASQKKYIRLSYVASIVLVIIGVSAGFFTKSLNSLTLWLTSALYGGYAAANVLKWIWWRFNGYGYFWGMLGGLIASTTKLFLFPEIVDIYVFPIILLCSFIGCFLGTFLTAPEDEETVMNFYKQTRPWGFWGPIKRKVMEADPSFSPNKDFKRDVFNILVGIVWQMSQVVIPIYFILRENYHLAVWAVVFFVTTWLLKKYWYDKLDETENAKKEANVKLVDESVPVN
- a CDS encoding GDSL-type esterase/lipase family protein, with protein sequence MKRSVLTCLLSAATIWAYGQEKPIDSSYANSHYLQRLELFKQMPNQKNEIVFLGNSITEQGEWQELFPGKPIVNRGIGGDNTFGLFARLDEVLASKPAKIFLLIGVNDLGRNLPQAVTLNNYRRIVGKIKKESPKTQLYIQSILPLNEEILKYPYMKGKNPQVLALNEKLVELAKEFNVPFVNVFSVFADDKNELKSEVTLDGIHLRQAAYLQWANYLKSNNYL